In one window of Mus pahari chromosome 3, PAHARI_EIJ_v1.1, whole genome shotgun sequence DNA:
- the LOC110318043 gene encoding BPI fold-containing family A member 2-like, producing MFQLGTLVVLCGLLIPNSGSPLGILQNLDLYVESDWSEVKARLLEALSSVAFDRLTDLLSQKGVGLEIKDLKILDLKHDQSSNGDEMILKVPLVLDAVLSLPLPDSTPDVSVSMEMLSSLAVQKDAKIGHNVLVMKECSTSRDKISIDLLNICVSVPSACEDVNTTFTCRWEAVGELKDIMDSACPELLAAVGKILQ from the exons atgttccaacttgggACCCTTGTTGTCTTGTGTGGCCTGCTCATTCCGAACTCAGGATCACCTTTGG GTATCCTTCAAAATCTAGACCTATATGTAGAGTCAGATTGGTCAGAAGTTAAGGCCAGACTTCTAGAAGCTTTGAGCAGTGTGGCTTTTGACAGATTAACGGACTTGTTATCTCAGAAGGGGGTAGG GTTGGAAATCAAGGATCTCAAAATTTTAGACCTGAAGCATGACCAGTCTTCCAATGGTGATGAAATGATCCTGAAGGTCCCCCTGGTTCTTGATGCAGTTCTGTCTCT GCCATTACCTGATTCGACTCCTGATGTCTCTGTTTCTATGGAGATGTTATCTTCACTTGCTGTTCAAAAAGATGCCAAGATTGGCCATAATGTCCTGGTCATGAAGGAATGCTCAACTAGTCGAGACAAAATCTCCATTGACTTGTTGAACAT CTGTGTCAGTGTGCCTAGTGCCTGCGAAGATGTGAACACTACATTCACCTGCAGGTGGGAAGCAGTTGGAGAATTAAAAGACATCATGGACTCTGCTTGTCCTGAATTACTTGCTGCTGTTGGAAAAATTCTGCAGTGA